The window CTGAGTACCTTGCGGACAGTATTTAATGGCGTTATCTAATAAGTTTCGTAGCATTTGTGCAAGTAATAATGGCTGCCCTTGCTTAGCGGCAGGATCTCCTTGATGCTCAAACTGCAATTCGATTTGGCGTTGCTGTGCGCTGAAATATAACTCACCGATAAGTGAAGTTATCATTTCTGACCAATGAATCGGTTCCTGATGATTTAATTCTTTAAGATTATCCAAGCGAGAAAGTGTAAGAAGCTGTTCAATTAATTGGGTTGCTCGGTCAATACCTTGGGTTAAATGCGCTAAGGCCATTTCACGAGTTTGTGCATCATCGCCAGCCAACTGTGCGACTTCCGTTTGAATACGTAATGCCGCTAATGGGCTACGTAATTCATGTGCTGCATCAGAAACAAAGCGGCGCTCCCGTTCCAACTGCTCACTGGTACGTGTGAAAAATTGATTTAAGTTTTGGACTAACGGTAAAATCTCTGTTGGCACATCATCGGTTTCTAATAACGATACATCACCTGGTCGGCGAGCTTGTACGTTTCGACTCAATCGATTAATTGGTTTTAATGCACGATAAATCACAATAAACGCGACCAATAAGAGTACTGGTAATCCTGCAAACCAAATTCCTGTTTGGCTGAAAACCATTTTATTGACCAACTCTTCGCGATATTCTAACTCTTGACCTACGGCGATCACCAATTCACCATTACCAACAGGTTGCCAATAAATCAACCATTCATCGTCATCATCTAAAATATGCGCTTTACTAAAACCAGTTTTATTTTGAAAAATAAATTTATCGCCATTATCACCATCGGTTAATAATCTTTCACCTTTGTTAGAAAATATGGCAAAGGCTAACGCATCATTATCGTAATGACGTTTCTGTGATTTAAATCCACCACGTGGAAAGTTCGCATTTTCGCCCAATAATACATTTTTCAAATCAGAAGCTGCCAAACGCTCGGCAAAAAGTACTTGTTGTGCATTAAACACATCTTTGACTTCTTTTTTAACAACCGTCCAAGCAACAGCCGTGGCAACGCACCACACACAAAGTGCGGTCAAACTTAAACCGATTAAGAGACGAAAACTCAGTCGTTTATTTTTCATTAACTTGTCCT is drawn from Haemophilus parainfluenzae and contains these coding sequences:
- the qseC gene encoding quorum sensing histidine kinase QseC translates to MKNKRLSFRLLIGLSLTALCVWCVATAVAWTVVKKEVKDVFNAQQVLFAERLAASDLKNVLLGENANFPRGGFKSQKRHYDNDALAFAIFSNKGERLLTDGDNGDKFIFQNKTGFSKAHILDDDDEWLIYWQPVGNGELVIAVGQELEYREELVNKMVFSQTGIWFAGLPVLLLVAFIVIYRALKPINRLSRNVQARRPGDVSLLETDDVPTEILPLVQNLNQFFTRTSEQLERERRFVSDAAHELRSPLAALRIQTEVAQLAGDDAQTREMALAHLTQGIDRATQLIEQLLTLSRLDNLKELNHQEPIHWSEMITSLIGELYFSAQQRQIELQFEHQGDPAAKQGQPLLLAQMLRNLLDNAIKYCPQGTQVRLILQPRKILIEDNGGGVDPEELAKLGQRFYRPAGQNEKGSGLGLSIVARIAELHHYRFRLENIEVNGQIQGLRAIIEL